One Pygocentrus nattereri isolate fPygNat1 chromosome 12, fPygNat1.pri, whole genome shotgun sequence DNA window includes the following coding sequences:
- the bora gene encoding protein aurora borealis isoform X1, whose amino-acid sequence MGDVVELQITPETPGRPAIRNPFESPTDYHHLHEPLVPSPSVFKCSRASSVTPAKFKWSIDEMANLLPVHIDPEDIHRQALYLSQNRTDSEIEEKRQNAIEQFFTKGAIVPSPWGPPASKQTVQPHYEKSPLSPLIPEEPQSAKKINATCQTILSLPVDFDLEKVLGDYYRTEEVSEQVQESLSSSSLRRKLFLDGHGSSSESSTPSSPDRETHNGNGHIISSVIVSPLKCGNTAATPSSGQFSSSPIQDRCRAYSLGSVASPMFPERSSPVFQSPTLSPIVLQHSVTPLSGERKKLTFLTPDGLPSGSRSLAVNCCGESPYVEGCSPIRSCSPLHPHPRNRGCAWASPAHISPMYPDLQDKENIHPSEPLPAMDLDACSPGPQHKGLEPGHCESQASLPDLEQMEQGEPAENDLGDGRLGKGQEEAEDEEVEACHWTPEEDTVSPVRLTSSRTGSVSNVESTRMFVSLLAEGSSTPYDVSMQVDSGYNTYSTCATSLMDAISSDSQSKELQDTHTAEEVLSYTKHTKSKLVMPHH is encoded by the exons ATGGGAGATGTAGTTGAGCTTCAGATAACTCCTGAGACTCCAGGAAGGCCAGCCATTCGCAATCCATTCGAGAGTCCTACTGACTACCACCATCTGCATGAACCTCTCGTCCCCAGTCCATCTGTCTTCAAGTGCTCCAGGGCTTCGTCAGTT ACGCCAGCCAAGTTCAAATGGTCCATCGATGAAATGGCGAACCTTCTCCCGGTGCACATAGACCCAGAGGACATTCACCGTCAGGCTTTATATCTTAGCCAGAACAG GACGGACTCTGAAATTGAGGAAAAGCGTCAAAATGCTATTGAACAG TTTTTTACTAAAGGTGCTATTGTTCCGTCCCCCTGGGGCCCACCAGCGAGCAAACAGACAGTGCAGCCACACTACGAGAAAA GTCCCTTATCTCCACTTATACCAGAGGAGCCTCAGTCTGCAAAGAAAATCAATG CAACTTGTCAGACAATCCTGTCTTTACCTGTGGATTTTGATCTTGAAAAAGTATTAG GCGATTACTACAGGACAGAGGAGGTTTCGGAGCAGGTGCAGGAGAGCCTCAGCTCGTCTTCTCTGAGGCGGAAGCTGTTTCTGGATGGACACGGCAGTAGCTCAGAGTCATCCACACCCTCCAGCCCGGACAGGGAGACCCACAATGGCAATGGACATATAATATCATCAGTCATTGTCTCACCACTGAAGTGTGGAAACACAGCTGCCACACCTTCCTCT GGCCAGTTCTCCTCCAGCCCTATCCAGGACCGGTGTCGGGCTTACAGTCTGGGCAGCGTGGCCAGTCCAATGTTTCCAGAGCGGTCTTCTCCAGTGTTTCAGTCGCCCACTCTGTCTCCCATCGTCCTTCAGCATTCTGTAACTCCTCTATCAG GTGAGAGGAAGAAGCTAACCTTCCTGACCCCTGATGGTCTACCTTCAGGTAGCCGAAGCTTGGCTGTAAACTGCTGTGGTGAGAGCCCCTATGTGGAAGGCTGCTCTCCTATCCGTAGCTGCTCCCCTCTTCACCCTCATCCTAGGAACAGAGGCTGTGCCTGGGCCTCACCTGCCCACATCTCCCCTATGTACCCAGACCTCCAAGACAAGGAGAACATCCACCCCAGTGAACCTTTACCCGCTATGGACCTGGATGCCTGCTCCCCTGGGCCCCAGCACAAAGGCCTTGAGCCTGGACACTGTGAAAGCCAAGCCTCCCTGCCTGACTTGGAGCAGATGGAGCAAGGAGAGCCTGCAGAGAATGACCTTGGTGATGGACGGTTGGGAAAAGGACAAGAAGAGGCTGAAGACGAAGAAGTTGAAGCCTGTCACTGGACTCCAGaggaggacacagtgtcacCAGTGCGGCTGACCAGCTCCCGAACAGGCAGCGTGTCCAATGTGGAGAGCACACGGATGTTTGTGTCTCTGCTGGCTGAAGGGAGCAGTACACCATATGATGTTAGCATGCAG GTGGATAGCGGTTATAACACATACTCAACGTGCGCTACCAGTCTAATGGACGCCATCAGTTCAGACAGCCAGAGCAAGGAgctgcaggacacacacacgGCCGAGGAGGTGCTCAGTTACACTAAACACACTAAATCAAag CTGGTAATGCCACACCACTGA
- the bora gene encoding protein aurora borealis isoform X2, translating into MGDVVELQITPETPGRPAIRNPFESPTDYHHLHEPLVPSPSVFKCSRASSVTPAKFKWSIDEMANLLPVHIDPEDIHRQALYLSQNRTDSEIEEKRQNAIEQFFTKGAIVPSPWGPPASKQTVQPHYEKSPLSPLIPEEPQSAKKINVLGDYYRTEEVSEQVQESLSSSSLRRKLFLDGHGSSSESSTPSSPDRETHNGNGHIISSVIVSPLKCGNTAATPSSGQFSSSPIQDRCRAYSLGSVASPMFPERSSPVFQSPTLSPIVLQHSVTPLSGERKKLTFLTPDGLPSGSRSLAVNCCGESPYVEGCSPIRSCSPLHPHPRNRGCAWASPAHISPMYPDLQDKENIHPSEPLPAMDLDACSPGPQHKGLEPGHCESQASLPDLEQMEQGEPAENDLGDGRLGKGQEEAEDEEVEACHWTPEEDTVSPVRLTSSRTGSVSNVESTRMFVSLLAEGSSTPYDVSMQVDSGYNTYSTCATSLMDAISSDSQSKELQDTHTAEEVLSYTKHTKSKLVMPHH; encoded by the exons ATGGGAGATGTAGTTGAGCTTCAGATAACTCCTGAGACTCCAGGAAGGCCAGCCATTCGCAATCCATTCGAGAGTCCTACTGACTACCACCATCTGCATGAACCTCTCGTCCCCAGTCCATCTGTCTTCAAGTGCTCCAGGGCTTCGTCAGTT ACGCCAGCCAAGTTCAAATGGTCCATCGATGAAATGGCGAACCTTCTCCCGGTGCACATAGACCCAGAGGACATTCACCGTCAGGCTTTATATCTTAGCCAGAACAG GACGGACTCTGAAATTGAGGAAAAGCGTCAAAATGCTATTGAACAG TTTTTTACTAAAGGTGCTATTGTTCCGTCCCCCTGGGGCCCACCAGCGAGCAAACAGACAGTGCAGCCACACTACGAGAAAA GTCCCTTATCTCCACTTATACCAGAGGAGCCTCAGTCTGCAAAGAAAATCAATG TATTAG GCGATTACTACAGGACAGAGGAGGTTTCGGAGCAGGTGCAGGAGAGCCTCAGCTCGTCTTCTCTGAGGCGGAAGCTGTTTCTGGATGGACACGGCAGTAGCTCAGAGTCATCCACACCCTCCAGCCCGGACAGGGAGACCCACAATGGCAATGGACATATAATATCATCAGTCATTGTCTCACCACTGAAGTGTGGAAACACAGCTGCCACACCTTCCTCT GGCCAGTTCTCCTCCAGCCCTATCCAGGACCGGTGTCGGGCTTACAGTCTGGGCAGCGTGGCCAGTCCAATGTTTCCAGAGCGGTCTTCTCCAGTGTTTCAGTCGCCCACTCTGTCTCCCATCGTCCTTCAGCATTCTGTAACTCCTCTATCAG GTGAGAGGAAGAAGCTAACCTTCCTGACCCCTGATGGTCTACCTTCAGGTAGCCGAAGCTTGGCTGTAAACTGCTGTGGTGAGAGCCCCTATGTGGAAGGCTGCTCTCCTATCCGTAGCTGCTCCCCTCTTCACCCTCATCCTAGGAACAGAGGCTGTGCCTGGGCCTCACCTGCCCACATCTCCCCTATGTACCCAGACCTCCAAGACAAGGAGAACATCCACCCCAGTGAACCTTTACCCGCTATGGACCTGGATGCCTGCTCCCCTGGGCCCCAGCACAAAGGCCTTGAGCCTGGACACTGTGAAAGCCAAGCCTCCCTGCCTGACTTGGAGCAGATGGAGCAAGGAGAGCCTGCAGAGAATGACCTTGGTGATGGACGGTTGGGAAAAGGACAAGAAGAGGCTGAAGACGAAGAAGTTGAAGCCTGTCACTGGACTCCAGaggaggacacagtgtcacCAGTGCGGCTGACCAGCTCCCGAACAGGCAGCGTGTCCAATGTGGAGAGCACACGGATGTTTGTGTCTCTGCTGGCTGAAGGGAGCAGTACACCATATGATGTTAGCATGCAG GTGGATAGCGGTTATAACACATACTCAACGTGCGCTACCAGTCTAATGGACGCCATCAGTTCAGACAGCCAGAGCAAGGAgctgcaggacacacacacgGCCGAGGAGGTGCTCAGTTACACTAAACACACTAAATCAAag CTGGTAATGCCACACCACTGA
- the mzt1 gene encoding mitotic-spindle organizing protein 1: MASAANTNMNAVRETMDVLLEISRLLNTGLDMESLSICVRLCEQGINPEALSSVIKELRRASDSLKVSENSTSQG; the protein is encoded by the exons ATGGCCAGCGCCGCGAACACAAACATGAACGCCGTGCGGGAAACGATGGATG tTCTTCTGGAGATTTCAAGGCTTCTGAACACCGGGCTGGACATGGAGTCGTTGTCCATATGTGTCCGTCTGTGTGAACAAGGCATCAACCCTGAAGCCCTATCATCAGTCATAAAGGAGCTACGTAGAGCCTCGGACTCGTTGAAG gTCTCTGAAAACAGTACAAGTCAAGGATAA